In one Sphingomonas hankookensis genomic region, the following are encoded:
- a CDS encoding DUF4167 domain-containing protein: MNNRQAGRRRGRGGQRQPGSGGGGPRDNGNRIDNRARGNAAQLLEKYKNLAADAQRAGDRVNTEYYLQFADHYFRVLEAGRSRVEEQRRSRDEFDGNDEDDFDGDGDNGAETGGQDRGQRDDRGNRDDRGQREDRGNRDDRQPRAQREYRDDRGPREERQPREERQSRDDRGPREDRPQREDRPQRERLRRDGGRTTAPANDGAELRGVEGEVGTQQNDVAEAAPEVVAEAKPVRRRTTRTRVDAAAAEPAAEAAPSIEADRLPPALSANDDAAERPRRRRRVRAEEEEAVPPAA; encoded by the coding sequence ATGAACAATCGTCAGGCCGGCCGCCGTCGCGGTCGCGGTGGCCAGCGTCAGCCGGGAAGCGGCGGCGGTGGTCCGCGGGACAACGGCAACCGCATCGACAACCGTGCGCGTGGTAACGCCGCGCAATTGCTGGAAAAGTACAAGAACCTCGCCGCCGATGCGCAACGCGCCGGCGACCGGGTGAACACCGAATATTACCTTCAGTTCGCCGATCATTATTTCCGCGTGCTCGAAGCCGGGCGGTCGCGGGTCGAGGAACAGCGCCGCAGCCGCGACGAGTTCGACGGCAACGACGAGGATGATTTCGACGGCGACGGCGACAATGGCGCCGAGACCGGCGGCCAGGATCGCGGCCAGCGCGACGACCGTGGGAATCGCGACGATCGCGGCCAGCGCGAAGATCGCGGCAATCGCGACGATCGTCAGCCGCGCGCCCAGCGTGAGTATCGCGACGACCGTGGCCCGCGCGAAGAACGCCAGCCACGCGAGGAACGCCAGTCGCGCGACGATCGCGGCCCGCGCGAAGACCGCCCGCAACGGGAAGACCGTCCGCAGCGCGAGCGCCTGCGTCGTGACGGCGGCCGGACCACCGCGCCCGCCAATGACGGTGCGGAACTGCGCGGCGTAGAGGGCGAAGTCGGCACGCAGCAGAACGACGTGGCCGAAGCAGCCCCCGAAGTGGTGGCCGAGGCCAAGCCGGTCCGCCGCCGCACGACCCGCACCCGCGTCGATGCTGCCGCTGCCGAACCGGCCGCCGAAGCGGCTCCGTCGATCGAGGCGGACCGCCTGCCGCCGGCACTGTCGGCGAACGACGATGCGGCCGAACGCCCGCGCCGCCGTCGCCGCGTCCGTGCCGAAGAGGAAGAGGCCGTACCGCCCGCCGCCTGA